In one Umezawaea sp. Da 62-37 genomic region, the following are encoded:
- a CDS encoding acyl-CoA dehydrogenase family protein, with translation MQRTLFDADHHAFRESAREFVDRTLRPNYEKYVEQRFIDREAWLEAGRQGLLGLEVPEEYGGSGAGDYRFNAVFGEELCKLSAGVASCIGIHGDVVAPYLVDLCTEEQKQRWLPRFCSGEMTTGIGMTEPSGGSDLAALRSVAVRDGSDWILNGSKTFITNGYSADMIIVAARTSPEKGAKGITLFAVETGMKGFERGRKLDKVGQPESDTAELFFSDVRLSAEQVIGEVDRGFIYMMERLPQERIGGAISNLAHAAQILLETIEYTKERKAFGQSIGSFQANKFLLAELVTKVDVTQAFLDQCTLAHTRGELTAVDAAKAKYWSADVQNEVLDACVQLHGGYGYMTEYRVARAWMDARVTKIWAGSNEIMKELIGRDLGL, from the coding sequence GTGCAGCGGACGCTGTTCGACGCGGATCACCACGCGTTCCGGGAATCGGCACGGGAGTTCGTCGACCGCACGTTGCGCCCGAACTACGAGAAGTACGTGGAGCAGCGGTTCATCGACCGCGAGGCGTGGCTGGAAGCGGGCCGCCAGGGGCTGCTCGGCCTTGAGGTGCCGGAGGAGTACGGCGGCAGCGGCGCGGGCGACTACCGGTTCAACGCGGTGTTCGGCGAGGAGCTGTGCAAGCTCAGCGCGGGTGTCGCGTCGTGCATCGGGATCCACGGCGACGTGGTCGCGCCGTACCTGGTGGACCTGTGCACCGAGGAGCAGAAGCAGCGGTGGCTGCCGCGGTTCTGCTCCGGCGAGATGACCACCGGCATCGGCATGACCGAGCCGTCGGGCGGGTCCGACCTGGCCGCGCTGCGCAGTGTCGCGGTGCGCGACGGGTCCGACTGGATCCTCAACGGCTCCAAGACGTTCATCACCAACGGCTACTCGGCCGACATGATCATCGTGGCCGCCCGCACCTCCCCGGAGAAGGGCGCGAAGGGCATCACGCTGTTCGCGGTCGAGACCGGGATGAAGGGTTTCGAGCGCGGCCGCAAGCTCGACAAGGTGGGCCAGCCCGAGTCGGACACCGCGGAGCTGTTCTTCAGCGACGTGCGGCTGTCGGCCGAGCAGGTCATCGGCGAGGTCGACCGCGGGTTCATCTACATGATGGAGCGGCTGCCGCAGGAGCGGATCGGCGGTGCCATCTCGAACCTGGCGCACGCCGCGCAGATCCTGCTGGAGACCATCGAGTACACCAAGGAGCGCAAGGCGTTCGGCCAGTCCATCGGGTCGTTCCAGGCCAACAAGTTCCTGCTCGCCGAACTGGTCACGAAGGTCGACGTCACGCAGGCGTTCCTGGACCAGTGCACGCTGGCGCACACCCGCGGCGAGCTGACCGCCGTGGACGCGGCGAAGGCGAAGTACTGGAGCGCGGACGTGCAGAACGAGGTGCTCGACGCGTGCGTGCAGCTGCACGGCGGTTACGGGTACATGACCGAGTACCGGGTCGCCCGCGCCTGGATGGACGCGCGGG
- a CDS encoding TetR/AcrR family transcriptional regulator: protein MTSLGEYALLDQSWHDVVPDAARRMLIAAAQAFADKGYHATTTRDIAARAGMSPAAVYIHYRSKEDLLFQISKIGHERSLEVLTAVQDPDPVDRLAKTVTSFARWHAEFRTTARVVQYELGALSPEHHAVVAELRRKIETHVRTLVEAGVGTGAFTVPDLKGTALAVLSLCIDIARWYHPDGTRTPEQIGTLYADLVLRMLRTP, encoded by the coding sequence ATGACCAGCCTGGGTGAGTACGCCCTGCTCGACCAGTCGTGGCACGACGTGGTCCCCGACGCCGCCCGCCGGATGCTGATCGCCGCCGCCCAGGCGTTCGCCGACAAGGGCTACCACGCCACCACCACCCGCGACATCGCGGCGCGGGCGGGCATGAGCCCGGCCGCGGTCTACATCCACTACCGCTCCAAGGAAGACCTGCTCTTCCAGATCAGCAAGATCGGCCACGAACGCTCCCTCGAGGTCCTCACCGCCGTCCAGGACCCCGACCCCGTCGACCGCCTTGCGAAAACCGTCACCTCGTTCGCCCGCTGGCACGCCGAATTCCGCACCACCGCCCGCGTGGTCCAGTACGAACTGGGCGCCCTCTCCCCGGAACACCACGCCGTGGTCGCCGAACTCCGCCGCAAAATCGAAACCCACGTCCGCACCCTCGTCGAGGCAGGCGTCGGAACCGGCGCCTTCACCGTCCCCGACCTCAAGGGCACCGCACTGGCAGTGCTGTCGCTCTGCATAGACATCGCCCGCTGGTACCACCCCGACGGCACCCGCACCCCAGAACAGATCGGCACCCTCTACGCCGACCTCGTCCTACGCATGCTCCGCACCCCGTGA
- a CDS encoding S8 family serine peptidase, with the protein MSQPTSAETTGRYLVLLETGSTAAGVRELDRVAGIQVASTADTVAEQIASSDGVIFHELGIALVEASPDQLPGLNRAVDEPGPVLAVEAERVVHAITSADTGTDVSAVDESAFTWGLQAVGANLSTATGKGIRVAVLDTGFTVAHADFAGRVVTTSSFVTGETVDDAHGHGTHCVGVSCGPRKPATGPGYGVAHEAEIYAGKVLGNSGSGSDGGILAGIEWAIANGCAVVSMSLGAATRPGTPHSVIFEQAASRALAKGTLIIAAAGNESRRPGVVSPVGHPANCPSIMAVGATDAQGALGFFSCGTVDAVGAVDVVAPGVDVYSSWNAAPGTKRLQGTSMATPHVAGVAALMAERYGARGFELWARLGQTARRLPLSSTDVGAGLVQAP; encoded by the coding sequence ATGTCACAGCCGACGAGCGCCGAAACGACCGGTCGCTATCTGGTGCTCCTGGAAACCGGTTCCACCGCGGCCGGCGTCCGCGAGCTGGACCGCGTCGCGGGCATCCAGGTCGCGAGCACCGCCGACACCGTCGCCGAGCAGATCGCGAGCTCGGACGGGGTGATCTTCCACGAGCTGGGCATCGCGCTCGTGGAAGCCTCCCCCGACCAGCTGCCCGGCCTGAACCGCGCGGTCGACGAGCCCGGCCCGGTGCTCGCCGTGGAGGCCGAGCGGGTCGTGCACGCGATCACGTCGGCCGACACCGGCACCGACGTGTCCGCCGTCGACGAGAGCGCGTTCACCTGGGGGCTCCAAGCCGTCGGGGCGAACCTCAGCACGGCCACCGGCAAGGGGATCCGGGTCGCGGTTCTGGACACCGGGTTCACCGTCGCGCACGCCGACTTCGCCGGCCGCGTCGTCACCACCAGCTCGTTCGTCACCGGCGAGACCGTCGACGACGCGCACGGCCACGGCACGCACTGCGTCGGCGTGTCCTGCGGGCCGCGCAAGCCCGCGACGGGCCCCGGTTACGGGGTCGCGCACGAGGCGGAGATCTACGCGGGGAAGGTGCTCGGCAACAGCGGGTCCGGCAGCGACGGCGGGATCCTGGCGGGCATCGAGTGGGCCATCGCGAACGGGTGCGCGGTCGTCTCGATGTCGTTGGGCGCGGCCACGCGGCCCGGTACGCCGCATTCGGTGATCTTCGAGCAGGCCGCGTCGCGGGCGCTCGCGAAGGGCACGTTGATCATCGCGGCGGCGGGCAACGAGAGTCGGCGGCCCGGTGTGGTCAGCCCGGTGGGGCATCCGGCGAATTGCCCGTCGATCATGGCTGTGGGTGCGACCGATGCGCAGGGGGCGTTGGGGTTCTTCTCGTGCGGGACTGTTGACGCTGTCGGGGCGGTGGATGTGGTGGCGCCCGGGGTGGACGTGTACTCGAGTTGGAATGCGGCGCCGGGGACGAAGAGGTTGCAGGGGACGAGCATGGCGACGCCGCACGTGGCGGGGGTGGCGGCGTTGATGGCGGAGAGGTACGGGGCGCGGGGGTTCGAGTTGTGGGCGAGGTTGGGGCAGACGGCGCGGAGGTTGCCGTTGTCGTCGACGGATGTGGGGGCGGGGTTGGTTCAGGCGCCTTGA
- a CDS encoding cation:proton antiporter, with protein MHTTAIALIQLGAVFFGLGLLGRVAWKIGISPIPLYLIGGLAFGHGGLIPLDGIGEFTHLASEIGVVLLLLLLGLEYSASELVTGLKKSWTAGLLDIVLNATPGAIAGLLLGWGPVGALAMAGVTYISSSGIIAKVLGDLGRLGNRETPVVLSVLVFEDLAMAVYLPILTAVLAGVSFFGGLSAVGISLAAITVVLVIALKYGRYVSAIVDSPDAEVFLLKVLGSALLVAGIASQLQVSAAVGAFLLGIAISGSTAENATRMLEPLRDLFAAMFFVVFGLNTNPSSIPPVLGVAVALAVVTTLTKVATGWWAAKRQGIAKMGRARAGAALVARGEFSIVIAGLTVASGAVDEKLAALATAYVLLMAVLGPVTARIVEPVVGIVRKRRGVRSTATA; from the coding sequence GTGCACACCACAGCGATCGCACTGATCCAACTCGGCGCGGTCTTCTTCGGTCTGGGCCTGCTCGGCCGCGTGGCGTGGAAGATCGGCATCTCCCCCATCCCGCTCTACCTGATCGGCGGTCTGGCCTTCGGGCACGGCGGCCTGATCCCGTTGGACGGCATCGGGGAGTTCACCCACCTCGCCAGCGAGATCGGCGTGGTCCTGCTGCTGTTGCTGCTCGGCCTGGAGTACTCGGCGAGCGAACTGGTCACCGGGCTGAAGAAGTCGTGGACGGCCGGGCTGCTCGACATCGTGCTGAACGCGACGCCGGGCGCGATCGCCGGGCTGCTGCTGGGCTGGGGCCCGGTCGGCGCGCTGGCGATGGCGGGCGTCACCTACATCTCGTCCTCGGGGATCATCGCGAAGGTCCTCGGCGACCTCGGCCGCCTCGGCAACCGCGAGACGCCGGTCGTGCTGTCGGTGCTGGTGTTCGAAGACCTGGCGATGGCGGTGTACCTGCCGATCCTGACCGCCGTGCTGGCGGGCGTGAGCTTCTTCGGCGGGCTGAGCGCGGTGGGCATCTCGCTGGCCGCGATCACGGTCGTGCTGGTGATCGCGCTGAAGTACGGCCGGTACGTGTCCGCGATCGTGGACTCGCCGGACGCCGAGGTGTTCCTGCTCAAGGTGCTGGGGTCGGCGCTGCTGGTGGCCGGCATCGCCTCGCAGCTCCAGGTGTCCGCCGCCGTGGGCGCGTTCCTGCTGGGCATCGCGATCTCCGGGTCCACCGCGGAGAACGCGACCAGGATGCTCGAACCGCTGCGCGACCTGTTCGCGGCGATGTTCTTCGTGGTGTTCGGCCTGAACACCAACCCGTCGTCCATCCCGCCGGTGCTCGGCGTGGCCGTGGCGCTGGCCGTGGTGACGACCCTGACGAAGGTCGCGACCGGCTGGTGGGCCGCGAAGAGGCAGGGCATCGCCAAGATGGGCCGGGCCCGTGCCGGCGCGGCGCTGGTGGCGCGGGGCGAGTTCTCGATCGTCATCGCCGGGCTGACCGTGGCCTCCGGCGCGGTGGACGAGAAGCTGGCCGCGCTGGCGACGGCGTACGTGCTGCTGATGGCCGTGCTCGGCCCGGTCACCGCGCGGATCGTCGAGCCGGTGGTCGGGATCGTGCGCAAGCGCCGCGGCGTGCGCTCCACGGCAACCGCCTGA
- a CDS encoding TrkA C-terminal domain-containing protein, producing the protein MNVEVTPLPGIGTRQDFMIRADRRIGVITYRDGKFELIVSKTEDPDACMASIPLTPAEAGTLAGLLGAPQLVAHLENQHSEVTGIDTKQFPIVPGSRFDGKELGDTQLRTRTGASIVAVVRAGTVHPSPRPDFEFAGGDLVVVVGTSDGLSSSADILGGG; encoded by the coding sequence ATGAACGTCGAGGTGACACCACTACCTGGCATCGGCACCCGCCAGGACTTCATGATCCGCGCGGATCGCCGGATCGGGGTGATCACCTACCGCGACGGCAAGTTCGAGCTCATCGTCTCGAAGACCGAGGACCCCGACGCGTGCATGGCGTCCATACCCCTGACCCCCGCGGAAGCGGGCACGCTGGCGGGTCTGCTCGGCGCGCCGCAGCTGGTGGCGCACCTGGAGAACCAGCACAGCGAGGTCACCGGGATCGACACCAAGCAGTTCCCGATCGTCCCCGGCTCCCGGTTCGACGGCAAGGAGCTCGGCGACACGCAGCTGCGCACCCGCACCGGCGCGTCGATCGTCGCCGTCGTGCGCGCCGGCACGGTGCACCCGTCGCCCCGGCCCGACTTCGAGTTCGCGGGCGGTGACCTGGTCGTGGTGGTGGGGACGTCGGACGGACTCTCATCCTCCGCAGACATCCTGGGTGGTGGCTGA
- a CDS encoding DUF1015 family protein, which produces MTGWLQPVRRGWVVRDRVPGPDVDEFAEPDRVVRALAGPDGGRGTLLAVQHPHRTPAALAAGSSLVDALPVARAALAELVRRSYAPVADVVAPYWVDGPDGTACGLLCMVDPAAVDADGFSRVRHSEQVYPEVVAERARVLAGLGVATSAAMLVPVAPHDELTSLLRAEFGSEPAVSLVDSGGRRHRLWLVGPGARQDALLDAAGAHPLLVADGNHRVAAAAAAGLSGLLALITAGPALRIGPIHRALVDTGLTADDLATAWRAVGLRVDDLAEVEPPEPGVVVVVCPDRVLRVELPAAGIDHAAVESVLLEKALGLDPESPCVRPVVDDRWRSAAADAVLLVAPVPLADVLAVHAAGERMPRKSTYFTPKPRSGLLLADLS; this is translated from the coding sequence ATGACGGGATGGCTCCAGCCGGTGCGACGTGGATGGGTGGTTCGCGACCGGGTCCCCGGTCCGGACGTCGACGAGTTCGCCGAACCGGACCGCGTGGTCCGCGCGCTGGCCGGGCCCGACGGTGGTCGCGGCACGCTGCTCGCGGTCCAGCACCCGCACCGCACGCCCGCCGCGCTGGCAGCCGGGTCGAGCCTGGTCGACGCGCTCCCGGTGGCCCGCGCGGCGCTCGCCGAGCTGGTCCGCCGGTCGTACGCGCCGGTCGCCGACGTGGTCGCGCCGTACTGGGTGGACGGTCCGGACGGCACGGCGTGCGGCCTGCTGTGCATGGTCGACCCCGCCGCCGTGGACGCCGACGGGTTCTCCCGCGTCCGGCACAGCGAGCAGGTGTACCCCGAGGTCGTGGCCGAACGCGCCCGCGTCCTGGCCGGGCTCGGTGTGGCCACCAGCGCCGCGATGCTCGTGCCCGTCGCCCCGCACGACGAGCTGACCTCGCTGCTGCGGGCGGAGTTCGGGTCCGAGCCCGCGGTGTCGCTGGTGGACTCGGGCGGACGGCGCCACCGCCTCTGGCTGGTCGGTCCCGGCGCGCGCCAGGACGCGCTGCTCGACGCGGCGGGCGCGCACCCGCTGCTCGTGGCCGACGGCAACCACCGGGTCGCCGCCGCGGCCGCCGCCGGGCTGAGCGGCCTGCTGGCGCTGATCACCGCCGGACCCGCGCTGCGGATCGGCCCGATCCACCGCGCGCTCGTCGACACCGGCCTCACCGCCGACGACCTCGCCACGGCTTGGCGCGCGGTCGGACTGCGCGTGGACGACCTCGCCGAGGTCGAACCGCCCGAGCCCGGAGTCGTCGTGGTGGTGTGCCCGGACCGCGTGCTCCGCGTCGAACTGCCCGCGGCGGGCATCGACCACGCCGCCGTCGAGTCCGTGCTGCTGGAGAAGGCCCTCGGGCTCGACCCCGAGTCGCCGTGCGTGCGCCCGGTCGTCGACGACCGGTGGCGCTCGGCCGCCGCCGACGCCGTGCTGCTCGTCGCGCCCGTCCCGCTGGCCGACGTGCTGGCCGTGCACGCGGCGGGGGAGCGGATGCCGCGCAAGAGCACCTACTTCACCCCCAAACCGCGCAGCGGCCTGCTGCTCGCGGACCTCTCTTGA
- the aroH gene encoding chorismate mutase: protein MAVRAIRGATQIDADDRDQVLEATAELVREVLTRNSLSTDDLISVILTTTPDVVSEFPAYAARLAGLADVPLLSATEIAVPGAMPRVIRLMAHVETDLPRDGVKHVYLRGAAGLRTDLNH from the coding sequence ATGGCGGTACGAGCGATTCGCGGAGCGACCCAGATCGACGCGGACGACCGGGACCAGGTGCTCGAGGCGACAGCCGAGCTGGTCCGCGAGGTCCTGACGCGCAACAGCCTGAGCACCGACGACCTGATCAGCGTGATCCTCACCACGACACCGGACGTGGTGTCCGAGTTCCCGGCCTACGCGGCGCGGCTGGCCGGGCTGGCCGACGTGCCGCTGCTGTCGGCGACCGAGATCGCGGTGCCCGGCGCGATGCCCAGGGTGATCAGGTTGATGGCGCACGTGGAGACCGACCTGCCCCGCGACGGGGTGAAGCACGTCTACCTGCGCGGAGCCGCGGGTCTGCGCACCGATCTGAACCACTGA
- a CDS encoding MarR family transcriptional regulator has translation MYSPGERFQAADVYQLLLAFKEMRVRMGRRMAELDLSSGQEHLLGELWREDGLSQRELVARLGVEQPTVAKTVRRLEADGFVRREPDPADGRVTRVVLTERGLGVRGDVEEMWRRVDEEFGQGLGADEREQLIVLLARSFGR, from the coding sequence ATGTATTCTCCCGGTGAGCGCTTCCAGGCGGCCGACGTGTACCAACTCCTGTTGGCGTTCAAGGAGATGCGCGTCCGCATGGGGCGGCGCATGGCCGAGCTCGACCTCTCGTCGGGGCAGGAGCACCTGCTCGGTGAGCTGTGGCGGGAGGACGGGCTGAGCCAGCGCGAACTCGTGGCGCGGCTCGGCGTCGAGCAGCCGACGGTGGCCAAGACCGTGCGGCGGCTGGAGGCGGACGGGTTCGTCCGCCGCGAGCCGGATCCGGCGGACGGTCGGGTCACCAGGGTGGTGCTGACCGAGCGCGGACTCGGGGTGCGCGGCGACGTGGAGGAGATGTGGCGGCGGGTCGACGAGGAGTTCGGCCAGGGGCTCGGCGCCGATGAGCGCGAGCAGCTGATCGTGCTGCTGGCCAGGAGTTTCGGCCGCTGA
- a CDS encoding SDR family oxidoreductase has protein sequence MRKAIVTGGAGGIGGAVTAALVKAGYEVVVTYHEGRERAEASGVTAHRFDLGDPDAAAELFARTGPVDVLVHNAVVWPHRGPDWRHSVRANVEGTLALVDTYLPGMTAAGWGRVVLVSSGLVRGGMPGRHTYGAAKGALHGIARNLAWDGGPSGVTVNVVVPGLIATARLDGVTGAFAEAVADVAAHTPLRRLATPEEVAAAVVFFASEAASGITGQELFVDGGKD, from the coding sequence ATGCGGAAGGCGATCGTCACCGGAGGAGCGGGCGGGATCGGCGGCGCGGTCACCGCGGCGCTGGTCAAGGCGGGGTACGAGGTCGTGGTCACCTACCACGAAGGACGTGAACGGGCGGAGGCGTCGGGCGTGACCGCGCACCGGTTCGACCTGGGGGACCCGGACGCGGCGGCGGAGCTGTTCGCGCGCACCGGGCCGGTCGACGTGCTGGTGCACAACGCGGTCGTGTGGCCCCACCGCGGCCCGGACTGGCGGCACTCGGTGCGCGCCAACGTCGAGGGCACCCTCGCGCTGGTCGACACCTACCTGCCGGGCATGACCGCGGCGGGCTGGGGCCGGGTGGTGCTGGTGTCCAGCGGCCTGGTGCGCGGCGGGATGCCGGGGCGGCACACCTACGGCGCGGCGAAGGGGGCGCTGCACGGGATCGCGCGCAACCTCGCGTGGGACGGCGGGCCCTCGGGCGTGACGGTGAACGTCGTGGTGCCGGGGCTCATCGCGACCGCGCGCCTGGACGGCGTCACCGGCGCGTTCGCCGAAGCGGTCGCGGACGTGGCCGCGCACACCCCGCTGCGCAGGCTCGCGACCCCCGAGGAGGTCGCCGCCGCGGTGGTGTTCTTCGCCTCCGAGGCGGCCTCCGGGATCACCGGCCAGGAGCTGTTCGTGGACGGCGGGAAGGACTGA